One window from the genome of Pseudoalteromonas sp. '520P1 No. 423' encodes:
- the radA gene encoding DNA repair protein RadA — translation MAKATKEKIKFVCSECGNDHPRWQGQCASCKAWNTLAEFKEAKLPSQQRAQAIQGGYAGTLGNVVKKMDDVSSIALDKTETGIGELDRVLGNGLTIGSIILISGDPGAGKTTILTQLAANMSHKTTAMYCTAEESLEQFKARATERLKINYVPDQLLLMSEYIISNIMEKALEAKVKFLIIDSVQALESEHSNGSAGSIGQVKGCAQELSRFAKTHGITLILVGHVTKGSDLAGPKTLEHIVDTLLHIEVNDSIIRTMRASKNRFGDVDQVGIFQMNSRGMISVDNPSKLFLSGADERAVGSAITCIRDGSRNLLLEVQSLVSECEGEHPQRVSIGLNFNRLKMITAVLRKHGRIQLFHDVYVNLVGGLKLPDTDTSADLALAAALVSSLNDIEMSRKYCFMGEISLSGEVRPISGGVPRVNEAIKHGFEQIYIPKANYHKSMEEGNAKIIVIEHITDLLEALK, via the coding sequence GTGGCTAAAGCAACAAAAGAAAAAATAAAATTCGTATGTTCTGAATGTGGTAATGATCATCCTAGATGGCAAGGCCAATGTGCTAGTTGTAAAGCCTGGAATACGTTAGCCGAATTTAAAGAAGCTAAATTACCAAGTCAGCAAAGAGCGCAAGCAATTCAAGGTGGTTATGCGGGTACTTTAGGTAATGTTGTTAAAAAAATGGATGATGTATCAAGTATTGCACTTGATAAAACAGAGACTGGTATCGGTGAATTAGACCGAGTTTTAGGAAATGGTTTAACGATAGGGTCAATTATTCTTATTTCGGGTGATCCTGGTGCGGGTAAAACAACAATATTAACGCAACTTGCTGCAAACATGAGTCATAAAACAACAGCAATGTACTGTACTGCTGAAGAAAGTTTAGAGCAGTTTAAGGCGCGCGCCACTGAGCGATTAAAAATTAATTATGTACCAGACCAACTACTGTTAATGTCTGAGTATATTATTTCTAATATCATGGAAAAAGCCCTTGAAGCTAAGGTGAAATTTTTAATTATTGACTCAGTTCAAGCACTAGAAAGTGAGCATTCAAATGGCAGTGCGGGTTCTATTGGTCAAGTAAAAGGCTGTGCACAAGAGCTAAGCCGATTTGCGAAAACCCATGGCATAACGCTTATTTTAGTTGGTCATGTAACTAAAGGCAGTGATTTAGCAGGCCCTAAAACATTAGAGCATATTGTAGATACTTTATTACATATTGAAGTAAACGATAGTATTATTCGTACTATGAGGGCAAGTAAAAACCGATTTGGTGATGTTGATCAGGTTGGTATTTTTCAAATGAACTCAAGAGGCATGATTTCGGTTGATAATCCAAGTAAATTATTTTTATCTGGGGCTGATGAAAGAGCTGTAGGCTCAGCGATAACTTGTATACGTGATGGCAGCCGAAACTTATTATTAGAAGTACAAAGCTTAGTATCTGAATGTGAAGGCGAGCATCCGCAAAGAGTGAGTATAGGCCTTAATTTTAACCGTTTAAAGATGATCACTGCGGTATTACGTAAACATGGCAGGATCCAGTTATTTCATGATGTTTATGTTAACTTAGTTGGTGGTTTAAAGTTACCTGATACGGATACCAGTGCTGATTTAGCCCTAGCTGCTGCTTTGGTTAGCTCACTCAATGATATTGAAATGTCGCGTAAATATTGTTTTATGGGTGAAATATCATTGAGTGGTGAAGTAAGACCGATCAGTGGTGGTGTACCTAGAGTAAATGAGGCAATTAAACACGGTTTTGAGCAAATATATATTCCAAAGGCGAATTATCATAAATCTATGGAAGAAGGTAATGCTAAGATTATCGTTATTGAACATATCACTGATTTATTAGAGGCATTAAAATAG